Below is a genomic region from Fundulus heteroclitus isolate FHET01 chromosome 5, MU-UCD_Fhet_4.1, whole genome shotgun sequence.
GTTGCTTTTCATTTACAagtcttttttcattttaaatctgttttctgttctttgCTGCTGGGAATATAGGAAATATGAACGCATAAAATGTAACTGAGAATACTGcttattttattaacttttatttctttaaactaagggtaccactttacaataaggctcccctCATAAATGGCTAGTAAATagtttatatatacattattaattaatctgtaaacactttataacgCTTTCCtaagtgtttattatgcataATAGGCGCACAAGAGAAAACTACTGGTTTACAAGGTAGTAACAGActaaaatttttaatttaagCAACTCTAGAAGAAATGTATAGTTTAACAGAAAAGGGTCACGTTTGTCTCTTACTTGCCCTTAAGTATACATAATAAACACTTATGGATGAGTTATAAAGCTTTTTTGGATTGATTAATAACATCTGTAAGCTATTTATTAGCCATCAAAAATCCATCCTTGTCGCATGAAGCCTCTGGCCCTACAGCTGAAGCAGTTTGTCAAttgacagacaaaaaaacatgaaaaaggatACATATGTGTGAAAGAAATTTCCTTTAGACCATGCATGGTTTGGTaattggattttctttaaaaaaaaaaaaaaagtttaatttagtttaaatttCACGATATGAAATTGAAACAAGCTAGTTTGCTTTTTGCAGAAATTTggttgtattttcttttcatttttaaaaaaggtaaaaaatgcatgaaatattcggcaaagagaaaaaaaagtgttttctcattttctgtCTCCCTCAGCTAAGCTAAATCTGTGCTTCATCCCGCGAGGTCACTGCCCATATATGGAAGAGCTGGGTGTTTTGTAGTAAAAAAAGTACTAATCCTCTATCAAACACACCagcattttgtgtgtgtttattttttgtatactgttcatctgtttgtttgttttttgtggtgtAAATTACTTTAATGACTTTTGAGGGATACGGAGGAAACAGCATCTCCCACAAATACAGCATAGGTGTTCACAGAACAAGTGTCTaggtatgtaaaaaaaaaaaaaaaaatcagactttcTGATTTCtcttgcagatttttttaaattataaatatgaaaaagtttgaccaaattaaaatttttaccTGTTTGTGACTACATTAATAGAAAATGGtgattgataaaaataaaatatttggtattttaaaataagaataaaataagcACTTTGTTCATTATTGAACATCCAATCCACATGATTGGACCTTAACTTCTCTTCACtttcatagttttatttttatgtttttcaaagtttaagACCAAAATTTGGAATtctgtttcatctttttttaaattgacaaAAATGTATGGCCATCCTTTAGCTCCATGTGGTTGTACAGAGAAACactgaggaagaagagaaaaCGCTTTACAGATAGAAAACATGCGCTGTGTCCAGCTTGTTATTTTTACATACAACAATCCAATGAGGCGAAGGTCAGAAAATCAAAACCCTCATCCCGTACAATGCCATCTCTGATATTCAACGTTACAAAACACGGTTAGACATAAAACCGctccatttgtttttaaagctcccAAAGGTTTAGCTGCATTGTCCTGCAGTGGTTTTGCATGCAGCTTACTGTGTTTTTACTCGCTAGTATGCATAACCTTTCTACATTCATCATCAGTTGAcaaaagttcattttaaagtatcaatgctatataaaaaaaaaaaaaaaactcaaccgTCAGTTCATGGAGGAAAACAGATTCACGTTGCCTTTCAAATCGGACAACGGTTGGCTGGAAACACGCTAAGACACTTTCAGTCTAAGGTTAAACACACTTGGTAATTACAGCACGCACACCTAACAGTCTGGAACAACAGAGTGGAACCACTGTGATACCACCGTGAAGGTATGAAAGCTTTAAAACACGCTCCTTGTACAACCAACGGGATGCAGGTTAGTAAAAACATCCATTTTTAACATTGCTTTGTTCAGTTTTTGTGACTCCAACTTTGTAGAAAGAGAAATAAGACTACGTTGTCCTATCCAGTTCTGTTTCGAAGCCGCACTTCGAAAAGTAGAAGCATAATTTTCTGCCACTTCAGGGAAACTGTTATTGGTTTAACAGGCTTGATGATGTGCTTTGCACTTTAATGCTTGGAAATCAAGAGTGGTCTCAAAGGCAGTGGAtcctaatcttttttttttttgctggattctatctagaacagtcaaaggttGAGCTGGATTTTAGCTTTACACATACACAGCTTTTtccagaatgtaaaaaaaaaaaaaaaaaaaacatttgagatgCACCGATCGGGTTTTTTCTTACCGATTGAACGTTTTCTTTGAAGCCTGGCCTGCCAGTTTACATCAGTCAGGATTGAtaacacataaaagaaaaaagaaaagctgcaagTTCATTGACTGAGGTGGAAGCCTTGAATTTCAGAGAAAAATGAAGAACTCCGATATTTTCCCCCCAATTCATATCTGAGCAAACTCAAATAAGTGCATCAATGTAACATTCTGTCGGCTGATGTGTTTATAGACTGAAAATATTGCCGATCACCAATTAAAGCGAGTCAACGCAAACCGATCTGACTGATTGGTGGTTTTCCAGAAGAAGGTCGGCATTTCCTGTGGAAACGATATTTAGAAAACCGAGTTGTTAGGCTTTTCATctcattttttaaatcacccGAAGCCGACCAGAACCGGACACATAGGGTTCCCGTGTTAGAACGACACTCTGAGGACAGTGCAGAGTGAATGACAGAAGAGCAGGAATACCATTGTGGTTGGTTTGCATGCAATGCATGCCAGGTAACAGCGAAGCCGTAGCTACTGCTATGCTGCTTTCAGCTAGGAAACGACATAAGGGAGAAATTAGTCACTTGTCTGTTCTGCCAGAAACCCATTATGCTCTCCATAATTTAAAAGTTCCGCTTCGAGTCTCTCTGGGAGTTTCTCTTTTGAAACAGAGCGATCGGAAAGCTCCATCACACCTACTGTCCTTTCGACTACTACGGTAAGACCTGCAAGACTCTCCTTCAGTGATTTACCCGTTCCTCACCTACTAGTCTTGACCTATAGGAATGCTGCAAAGCATGGACGTCTAATTCCTGCTCAATCGACCACCTCACGCGGGCTGTCGGGTTACGACGACTCCAAGGTCACGGCGGCCTCGCCGGCCTTGTAGGCGACggtggaggaggaaggagcCTCACTGCCCCGCGTCTCGCAGGGACCCGACATGGATGACCGCGCGCTGTGCTTTGACCCCAGGGAACCGTCAACACTTCCCCGCACCGCTCCTTCTCCCTTCCCTTCATCCAGGGGCCGTTTCTGCAGCTCCGCCTCCCCTCTCCTCACGTGACAGCGACACACTTCGATGCCAGAGTCGCCTGTGAGCCGTCGGTGGCTGAAATGAtcctcctcgtcttcctcctcctcttcctcctcctcttcttctgctCTCTCTCGTTTTTGCCCTTCTCCGCTGCAATCACCCGCGTTTGACGAGCGCGGACGCTGCGCGGAAGGAGGCGGGGCCACATCGCGGGGCGGGGACTCACCAGCGGCCGTCGGATCAGACGGCACGATGAAATGGACCTGACCAGGAGGAACAGAGGACAACAGGACAAGGGGGGAGAGAGGAAGGCGAGCGGGATGCGAGGACTGTGAGTGCAAGGGGAGGGAAAGAGGAGGGCGAGGAGGCGAGAGTCTGTCGCTGCCGGCGGAGGGACGTCGCTGCGCCGGTATAACGTCAGGAGTGGCTGCGGGTATGACGTCCGGAGGAACCTGCGACGGGGACGGCAAGGATCTCAGCATGACGGCGTAGTCCCCCCCGGCTTCGCTGGGCGTGGACACGTGGCTGCTGTTGTACGTCTCGTCGGTCACCTGGACCGAGAAGGAGGTGCTGGACGGGGAGGTGAGGGAGCAGGACTCGCAGGAGCAGCTGGTGTAGTTGTCGGAGCTCTGAGAGGAGGTGAGGCCGCTCGGGCCGGGGCCCAGGTACGGAGGGCAGGGGTgccggtggtggtggtggtgggggtaaGAGGAGCTGGGCCCCGCGGCGGTGCCTCCCTGGAGGGCGA
It encodes:
- the LOC105939858 gene encoding uncharacterized protein LOC105939858 — its product is MMWSRKVVEHHVGSGRQPVVSPKYCPGANNSPGYRCETGHCCGETGCCTYYYELWWFWLLWTVLILFSCFCAYRHRRAKLRIQQQQRQREINLIAYNGACNYPSSMLDLSFLTSLKLPSYEEVTAQPCTPPPPYSSIFALQGGTAAGPSSSYPHHHHHRHPCPPYLGPGPSGLTSSQSSDNYTSCSCESCSLTSPSSTSFSVQVTDETYNSSHVSTPSEAGGDYAVMLRSLPSPSQVPPDVIPAATPDVIPAQRRPSAGSDRLSPPRPPLSLPLHSQSSHPARLPLSPLVLLSSVPPGQVHFIVPSDPTAAGESPPRDVAPPPSAQRPRSSNAGDCSGEGQKRERAEEEEEEEEEEDEEDHFSHRRLTGDSGIEVCRCHVRRGEAELQKRPLDEGKGEGAVRGSVDGSLGSKHSARSSMSGPCETRGSEAPSSSTVAYKAGEAAVTLESS